aCAATGATATTCTTTTCCAGTGGACCAAATGTTAGGCCACATTGTCTAAATATCCCAATGATAATCTAACATACAATTATTTTATGTTGCATCATGTTTGTTGATAAAGTGTTCAATGGAATTTTTTAGATCATGTTGATCTTATTAGTATATTTTATTGATGTAAATCTCATAAGATCAGACAAAATCTATTTCAACTTATTTTCTACAGTACAAGTCAAATGGTCTAATTTATTGGCTTGATCCTTTGGCTTTTCATGTCAAGTGGATTTGAATTATTAAATGTCTTATATTAATATTCATGTTGATCTATTCCTTATTTACTATATGTACAACTCCCCTTCATATACTCGAGGAGCTTTCTCCATCAAATGTCTTAACGTTTCAGGCTGGACTCTCTAATATTGTCAATTGCCTTTCTCAATATGTATGTCCACGTGTAGAAACAGGTAGGATAGTGTTGAGATCTTGGGAGTTATAAAATTATTATCTCACATCTATGCAAGCATCTCGTGGCATAACCAGTAGAAGGTAGATGTGATAGAATGAGAGATCACTTTTTTTATTATAACTAGTAAATTACAAATGCGATGCTAGATAGATCGAATGTGAAAAGCACCAACATAGAAGCCTTATCGACCTGTGATCCGCCTGAGAGTTCGGAGGATCCTCTAAACAAAAGCATTTCGAATTTATTCAAGTCCTTACTACATTAATATACTTGAGAAGCACTTTCCACTTAATACCTTAAAGTTCTAGATTGGATGTTACcaataataacaaagaaaaagagaaaattgtgtAGTTTTTGTatcaagagaaaattttaaaaagcaCAAGACCTTTTCCCAGGCATTGTCCCTGTTGAGCGGTGTTGGGGTAATTTTTATGATTCATTCCTCCGAGAATGCAGGTGTTCCATCCTTCCTTCTGCAAATGCGCAACATATTGAATTTTCTCCTAAAGTTGATATCAAAGACTCAAAACAAGTTGACAATTCCAACGTTGGATATCGAAGAAGTCTAAATTGGCCATATATTAACTTTCATACTCAAATTTATTAAATATCCTCATGTGTATTGTCATGGATCTCCATTTATATCCACGCATGCCTATGCGTACCCTGACAATTAGTAGATCTCTCATGTTTTGTACAATGCTTTGATTCAGAATTTAACAAATTCCTTTACCATATGGGCTGAAATTTGGCATGTGAATATAAGACCCTAAATCCATTCATCCACAAAGTTTCAACCATGCATGATTTTCAATTTGGCAAAATCAAGGCCCGCCTAGAGAACCATCTCTAAAATCTAAACTAGCATGCCTCGAAACATcatatcatcttttttttttttacccttacaAATCAAGGCAAATAGAATCCATAGAGGCTGAAATTTGACGTAGAAGCAAGAGATCTTGAAGTTTGCTTGTCCACCAAATTTCAACCCTATCTAACTgttaaatggaaaaaatagaCGTGCCACTATCACCCAAATCATTATCAATAATCATTCTTAATCATCATCAACAATCATCATATtacaaattaatttaaaattgatatttaattaaaattaaataaaataagagagatGATCTCCCACGACACCATTGTGGAAGCGAATCTGCATATCACACAAATGGTGGTGTGATGAATGATACCATTTATATGTGGTCCACAGGaggaatgagatttttttttttttttaatataaaataatatgaTAAAACTAAAGAATCTTATGTAGATACCTGTGCAATTGTCGAAGTGAATAACAAATGAAGGTTGGgacaaagaaaacaaatgaaaagtGAATTGAAGTCAAGAAACTCATGACACATGATCTCTCATGTGTGCCAATACTATAATGTTCATCATAAAACAAATTTAACATTGTTGGCCATCGATAGTTGTTAAACTCGTATTATAATTTAAGAAGAGGATTCTCTGAGCAAGCAACATAAAGGATCTTACTATTGAAACGTGACAAAATGATATCTAATATTGAAAGATTGTGGAATCAAGgtgaggagaagagagagacacaaaAGTGCTAATATTATATCTTGCTTTGACGCAgaagagattttttatttttttttaaaagaactttttatttcttgaaagaaaaaattctcctAAATCCATGAAGTTCACAAACCCCTATGGGGTTTTCTTATCTCACCGAAATGCCCTCCGAATACCTTTATCGCATATCTCAGATTCTGTGATGAATGGATTCCCATTCACCATTCATTGTGGGTTTAGGAAaactctattattttttttttcaaacaaaatcAATTAATTGAATTAGTTAAGAATAAAATCTATTGAGTTTTGGGAAGAAGTTTTATACACGCATAGCCATGGACAAAACCGTCAGATGGAGATGAGAAAGTTGCACCGTAGACTCTCATCCCTTATATATAGAGAGATTGATTTGTCCAGTTTTCTTCACCGTCATAGCAATGCAAGCCCAATTAGTTTATTAAGGAATGCTTATCCCATTGCCATTGACTGATTTGTATGATTATATCTCATGTTCATCAGCCCTAGAtgttccttttcctctttttttttctattcatttttggtaatatCCAGATATTACTTTTCCTATTTGATCATTTTGGTTTCTTGTAATcacatatttcttttcttcaaagcTAGACAAACAAAAActattatttttatgaaaactcATAAAAATTTTGACATGGTCAAGGAAATTCAGTAACCTGtcgttttttttcttcccaaataagaaatatatttttCGCGATATTGAATCTTTTGAAaataaactttaaaaaaatgattcttagagctatgttcaaatggaagatttttggacatttaatccacttaaaaaattattttagggAGAGTCCGTTTAGTCTTATGTAGGTCCATAGCCCAATTAAAGCCTGACATCGACCGACTCGATTACAAACCATACCATGCCCCCTAAACCTAGGCCCGTTTAAATAAACGAACATTCAAGGTGTAAAAGTTTCACACCGTTGACTTGACCAAGACCAGCCCAACCtgatcaattgacacccctacttagaGCCACtagcaccctctctctctccaacataTGAAATAatctcattatttttcttcataAGAAACTGCACCTCATTGATGCATTCTTTTATGTTGCTTGCACATAAATTGCACATGAAACCTTTTTCCTAAACTAAATATAATCCAAAATCTTGACTTTTTTCTTGTCATGAGTCTATCAACAATTAATAATACTTTTCTTATAAGCAAagaatattatttaaaaaataaaatatgaaatagtaAAATTATTGTCACTCAAGAACAATTAACAAGAGAATTGATTTATTAGATTAATAAACCAATGGTATGACCTTGATATAAAATGAATAACTAAGATTTATCGTGTGATTTACATGGGTAATTACGAAGAAAATTTTCCCCCACCGAATAAAAACGAACctccaaaaaaatgaaagttcaaACAAACCTTTACTATAGTCATATTCCCCATCCTACCCACATTAATGTCCACATTGAAGAATTTATTCCTTTGTCGTGGGTGAAGGAATCTGCTTCCAAATTTCGGTGTGGTCTTTTGGAAGCAaggaatatttttatttttattttattaacaaTTAACAATAAGCTAAAATATCTAATTGGttaacattctctctctctctcactataTATATAGAGTTAACAAGTGGgcgaataaagaaagaaaagggttatGAGTGTGACCAAAACAATGTAACACAAAAGGACAAAAATAGGTTTCTTCAAAAGCAATTTAATTGATCACGTGCTTGGATATGTTTGTCATATTGAGAAAATTAGAGTGGCTTAATGTCATTTTACTTAGACTTTATTATCATTATTCCCATTAAAGCCCAAAAAGCAACTTTTATTTCGGATTCTAATATCCTCTAATAGCATATAGCGTATTTACCCATTCTTATGGgaaaatttataattaaaaaaagaaaagaaagcatctctctctttctctctcctctgtgtTTCTGTTCTGCTGACGATCTCCGTGCGCAGAGCGGTAACAGCTCTGCAGCATATTCTTGAGACCAATTAAATTCCTCTGTTCTTATTTTCCTGACGGATCTGCTGTTTCCGGATTCAAAACCGTTGAAAAGGAGCGAGCCTTTATGAATtcgtctcctttttttttttattgatcatCGATCGGTTGATGCATCTCAGCATCTCTGACTCTTGAGAATTTGATTTCTGATTCTGGAGAGTTCTCTGTTTGATTtacagaaaaggaaaaggaaattaaCACTTTTTTTAAATTCTGATTCGATGTTATCGGATTCTCAATAGCATTTAATCAGAATGGGGTCCGGGAAAGGAGAAGCATCTACGTCGTCGTCTTCGGTTCCGTCTGAAGACCCGTCGATCTTAAGTGAGTGTCTGTTGCAATTATTGACTTGCTTTGTTTGTTGGTTCTCTTCGATTTTGTTACTTCTCCTCCCCTTTTCCGGCAGCTCTTTTGGAATTTATGTGGAGTTGGTGAAAATGAAGGAATATCCAGATTCCAGATGGTTAAGAGTTAGGGCTTAATTAATTGACTTTTGGAGTTTTTTCTATtgaatatttgtatttttttttttttgtatgtattTTGGCGTTAGAGAACTTGAGCTGaggaaaattagggttttcaatATTCTTTCTACTTCAGTTTTGACTGCAAGTCacggagaagaagaggaaaatcaGGACTCTGATGTTGTAGCTGGCTACGAACTTGTTAAACGCTGCCCTTTTATGGGCAttagatgggaaaaaaaaaagggattctGCTCTGTTGATGAATAGGGCTNNNNNNNNNNNNNNNNNNNNtttttttttttttgggatttatATAAGCTATAAGATTTAAGGGGAAAACcctgtggttgtgggctctttaaAAAACGCTTCAAGAGCCTAGAAATAGCAACAGTAAATACCTGAATCGCATTCCCTTCTCCGTAGGTGGAAGGTTATATAAAAGGATTTTAATTCAAAGTCTGATATTAGATGGTGGTTATTCCCTTGGTAGAACGTTCTTTCTAGGACTTTTCTTAGTGTTCATATGTTGTGAGGGTTGTCTTACAAAATATTAGTCGAGGTCTTTAACTCGTGAAGGACTTTATCTGCTGCTCCTTTTTTATGATTCCACATCCTCTGGCATTGTTAGCATTGAGAGTTGCCACCTGTAGTGGTTGGGTTTATAAAGGAAACATGATCTGGGCAGTAATTGTTGGATGGGTCTCCTTACCTCCAGGCCTCAGGGAAGAGAGGAAATTGGTGACATCCATGCTACTAGAAAAAAGATGAGCATGTAAAAGAGAAATCATGGATTTGCATTTGAAACATTAAATGATGAGAAGGAAAGAATCATGATACACAAGTTGTAGTTGGGAAGAGTCACTCTAACAGATTGTACTACTGTAGTTCCTGTGTCTAGATGGTTTACAAGGATGTCAGATCtgaagaaaaatacaaattgTATGATGCCAAATCATCTATCTGAACTCTCTCCTATCCTTTTAGggttaaaaagaagaaggaaatcaaTAGCTGGCATTATGTTGTTATGCTGTATCTGTGGGGCACCTTAAGTTCCCTATCCTTTTAGggttaaaaagaagaaggaaatcaaTAGCTGGCATTATGGTGTTATGCTGTATCTGTGGGGCACCTTAAGTTCCGTCTCAACAACGAAAAAATATCAGTCTCTTGTCCGAGTTTCAGAAATAAATCATGCTTTGTTCCTCTATTAAAAGTTACTAGAGAGCCTCATTTGTGAGTATGGTAATATAGTTAAAAtatgaaaggaaggaaaaatgaGAGAATCCCAAGAAATATTAAAAGTTATATTTGGAAGTTGAAGAACTTCTCTATATTCCCATTTGCTGATTGACTTATTGTTTCTTTCAGGACTCCGTGGGAAGCATCAGTTGGAACTAGAAAATTTGACTTTAACAACCCAACCTTTCAACACAATAAAGTGTTTCCTTTTGGCAACTATTCAGTATTTGAGGCGCTCCATATTGTATATACTGACAAAAGGTGGTTGGGTTCTGCTCTTGGGTACTCTGGTAGCTGCTATTGGATTCCTGCTTATTACCTTTGATGGGTCTTATGAAAAGGTATTGTGTTGCATAAATTATGGTAGTAACTTCTTTTTAGGATTAAGTTTGTGCTTGTACAAGGGCGACTGGTATTTATGTTGAGCTGTGATCAAGAATGAACTGGCTTTGCCAAGTGCCTTTTATAGCTTTCAGGCCTGGACTCTTTTTGGTTTTCTACATGCTTTgtgtaagaaaaagaaaaacacacacaAACAATGCTGTTCCTACCTTTGCTATTGCCAGTGTTTGCCCTGATTGTGTTGTGTTGTTCCATTTGACATGCTAAATGAAGCTAGGAATTCTATAGTATAATTtaaaaagaaggatgatagtTATATGTAGAAGGATAATAGTTCTATGTATGGTATAATTTCAGGGGCCAACAGGAGCGTCAGTTGTGCTGTTGTCTACTTTTAGTATCATGGCATTGTTTTaggttctattttttttccgaCTTAATTAGTGATTAAATGCTTTATGTTCATGATGTTGTGCAGCATGTTCTGGAGTTTCTTCGTTATTTCCAATTCGGAATGTGGTGGGTAGGTCTTGGTGTAGCATCATCCATTGGTCTTGGTAAGTATAGATTGTATTTGAAAATACCCATATGACCTATAAGTATGGATATTTTCCTTATACATGGATGTATACTTTCCTGCAGGGTTGGTATCTCAATTTGTTTCTAGGATACCTTGCTTGAGTGGCGCTGATCAATTAAGCATGCTTAATTGAACAGAGTCAAATctgatccttatttatttattttttccttttcttttaattgatttttgtctttttgccCCCCTTAGGATCTGGTTTGCACACGTTTGTGCTGTATCTTGGTCCACATATTGCATTTTTCACTATGAAAGCCATGCAGTGTGGCCGAGTTGATTTGAAGACTGCTCCATATGACACAATTCAGCTGAAAAGAGGCCCATCATGGCTTCATAAGGATTGCTTGGAATATGGTCCCCcagtttttgcatcattaaatggTTCAAGTGTTCCACTGAGCAGCATATTGCCACAGGTTCAGTTGGAGGCAATACTGTGGGGCATTGGAACCGCACTTGGAGAACTTCCCCCTTATTTTATCTCAAGAGCAGGTATTATTTCCAGTTGTAGTTTGATGTGGGATTTGTTAATAAGATTTTGATATTATAAAGAAAAAGGATTTCTTTTGGAGAGGTATTGGGAACCAGATCCACCAGGGAGATAGTACCAAAAGTTCAATGAAGCTTTGTGTTTTTTTAATACCATGCTTCATAAATGTATTGAGCAATGTTGCGTACTTTTGGTAtctgtcttttctttttctggcttTGATGCTTGAAATAGTTAAAATCTTAGGTGGAATGTCCTGGTTGAATAGCTTCCTACTGATACGAGATTTGTATGATGATTTCAAGTCATGGACTAATACTTAAAGAAGGAAATTGAGTCTTATGTTATTCACTTATTCATATCTTGATGCAGCACAAGCTTCAGGAAGCAAGCTGGATGCGATGAAAGACCTGGGGTCTTCCTTTGCAGATGATGATGGTGTCATTGCCAATCacctaaatcaaatcaaacgCTGGCTTTTTTCACATTCACAGCACCTGCACTTTTTGACAATTTTAGTGCTTGCCTCGGTTAGCATCATTTCTCCTTCAGTCTATTTGTTCAGTGGCACTTTTTAGATCTTAATATGGCGTCTGTTTCCCAATCTCTTACCTATTTGAGTAGAACAAGTTGCCACAGTAATCTGGTTTACATGCTTCTAGTCATAGCCCATAAACAGGGTTACAACAGTAATCTAGTTTACATGCTTCTAGAGTTCTAGTCACAGAAATTATGTCCAATCGTCTTAAAGTGGACTTTACCTTCTAGTGTTCTCTTTGATTTAGCTGCTGGGAGATTAACtactttcagagatttaggacATCATTTGATCAACAGATCCAGTCCAAAATTGGCCCTATCTGACTATTGTTTTGAACTTTGTTTACTCAATGTTTTATAGTTGATGGAATTATTGAAAATCTTTTTTAACTAATTAAACACTCATATTTCCTGCATTTGCTTGTTTGTTTGATAAGTTAGTAAGGGCTTATTTTGCTAAAAGAAAGCATAACATACAACAATGAAAAGAGTTTACCAAAACTGGGAACTAcaacacccccccaccccccccccccaaaaaaaaaaaaaaaaaatctttccatATCAGAAGCAAATGTCTCCAGGGCTCATCTTACAGGTTTTGGAACCATCTAATCATTACAAAGAGTTTTCTTTAACGACAACATTGTCGTGCACTTGTTGATATTCCTAGATGAGCCTCTTtgttcttgaaacagaaaaaagCATTCTTATGGCCTTAATTTTGCTAGGACTTAGGTTTAGCAAGCAAGAGTAAAGGTTAACGTGAAATTTTAATGCATTATGTGGCAATAACAAAGAATTGGTACGGCAAGTTTAGTTTAATTCTCCTTGACAAAGCATGGGAAAGACTTGATTAACTATGCAGCTCTTTTTCCAACCAAAATTGTGAAATCAGATGGTGCATGGGCAACCTAAATTCATGTGTGGGAAATTTTAGAATGTGCCTCTGAAAAAATTAATTGTGAGAATAGTTATTATGAGTGTTGGTCCTGCAAGAAGAAAGGTCACTTGAGCGTGCCTATAAAAGAAGGGCAAAGGGGAAAGCCATGATGATCAGGAAAAGGTAGTGTTGGTCACTACTATGGTCCTGTTTGCCAGCATTTCAGATAGTTGGTGGATCGGGTCCTCGCATCACGTATCATCTAGAAATTATCACATAACAGGGGCAGTCTGAGGATTTTTAAGTGGCATCGATCTTGGGACATGTTTTTGAGCCTTGTCAACAGGGCAAAACATATATTAGAGGGATATTTTGAAGAATGGTAGGTGGAGGATGAAGCTCCAGACCTCATTCTTGGGAGGAATTGGATTGTCTTAGGCCTATTGCAAGTTTACAAAAATATACTTGTGATGCTTTTTCCCACCGTGACTGACATAAACTAGAAACGACCATGTCAGAGATGCTCTAGAGGATCTGAAGTCTGCTTTGgagatattttagacttttagtTCCTCAATAGACCTGATCTCCTCCATTAGTTTTATATCCATAAGGCATGGGTTTGGTTGTGTGGAGttccttaattttttaattaataggATATGGTTATGCATGGTTAGAAAGGTAAGACACGAGCAGTCTTTATGCAAATCAGTtcatcttttttccttctccctcAACATTTGTGGAGTGCAGTCCCCCTCCACCCCAACCATACGTTTTCTGTTTCTGATTTGGTTTTCTTCAGCCAGCTTTATTAGTTTCATTTCCAATTCATTGGAAAAATATACTTACCTCTTGCTGCTACCTTTATTCTTGTGTTTCTACTCATCTGCAAACCTCATATTAGTACCATCTCTTATTCTTCTATGTTACATTGGGAAATATGAGGTTTTCATCAATTATGCCTGTAGGACACATCTTCATGCTTACTTTACTGAATGGCTCTGGTCCTGTCCTTGCACATTTTCTcgtttacatatattttttttaaccttaaTTTTATGAGttcaagaagagaaaataaacgAGGGAAGGCTATCTTATTGCTCAACTGTGCTGTGTGTTATCATGCGGAATTGACTTGGTCACAATTTACTGGAGAAAGACATTAAAATGTctcacttgaaaaaaaaagattaaaatgtTCAATTGTCATGTATAATTTCCCCCTTACCTCCAGTATTCAGTCTTTGCAATTAATATACTTATTTGGAGATTTCTATGTTATTATATTGATTCTCCTTTTGTCTGTAGAAATACTGAGATAGtgaatctttttcttcttaatttagAGCTGCCATGACTATATAAACACATTGCATTGATATACCATTTTGTGCTCAACTGAAAGTTAATTTCAGGTGCCAAACCCACTATTTGACCTTGCTGGCATCATGTGTGGGCAATTCGGGGTTCCGTTTTGGGAGTTCTTCCTTGCAACAGTGATCGGGAAGGCAATTATTAAGACCCACATACAGGTTTGTGTAGACTCTTCCcgatatttatattttaatcaGGCAGATCGAAGCACTAGTTTTTAGCAGTACTTCAATGCTCCTAATTCTGTTCTACTTGGGAGATGACTTTGGTGTTGCCCTTTATTCTTTTCTGCTCTTCCACATTCTATTTCTACAATCGGCATTACTGTTgtttaatttcatattttcatgtAGTTACTAATAGCCATAGGAATCTGCATCCATTCTTAAGCTTCATTGCTTCTCTATGTTTCTTCACCTGGTTGAAGTTCTTTTCTTGGCAATCGTTCTTGCAGACGGTTTTTATCATCTTGGTTTGCAACAATCAACTTCTTGAGTG
This Macadamia integrifolia cultivar HAES 741 chromosome 10, SCU_Mint_v3, whole genome shotgun sequence DNA region includes the following protein-coding sequences:
- the LOC122090467 gene encoding vacuole membrane protein KMS1-like, whose translation is MGSGKGEASTSSSSVPSEDPSILRLRGKHQLELENLTLTTQPFNTIKCFLLATIQYLRRSILYILTKGGWVLLLGTLVAAIGFLLITFDGSYEKHVLEFLRYFQFGMWWVGLGVASSIGLGSGLHTFVLYLGPHIAFFTMKAMQCGRVDLKTAPYDTIQLKRGPSWLHKDCLEYGPPVFASLNGSSVPLSSILPQVQLEAILWGIGTALGELPPYFISRAAQASGSKLDAMKDLGSSFADDDGVIANHLNQIKRWLFSHSQHLHFLTILVLASVPNPLFDLAGIMCGQFGVPFWEFFLATVIGKAIIKTHIQTVFIILVCNNQLLEWIENELIWVLGLIPGLSSILPNFVAKLHKIKEKYQAAPAPVPSNIKGEEWDLSIASVWNTVVWLMLFNFFIKIVTATAQSFLKQQQEKELSALTEAVVHYNGKCN